The DNA sequence taaaggtgtgtgccaccactgcctggcctctaatgGCTCAACTCTGCACTCAGTCTGCaggcaaacacaaacaaaagatcaCTACAACCCATCAACCCATACATGAACTGAGCTGGAGTTTGAGTCTGTCCTGAATATAATCTCCAACAATGAGGGACCCAGGGCAGAGTGCTGCCTCCCTTGCAGATGTCGGGCAACTTATACACACCAGCAGGGGCCAGCCAAGACCAGAAAAGGCTACAAAAGGTGGAGGCACTTCTGGGGCTGGTGGGCAAAACCATGTGTTTCCTACGGGTAGACACTTGAGTAAAACCTCTATAGTAGCAGAGAAGCAGAGGTTAGGGATGAAAAGGGTATTAgagaagctggctggccagctgaGCACAAGGGCAGGCCTTGGAGCCAGTTCTGGCAGATGAGCTGGCTCAccccaacaccctctcctggggGAATGTGGGAAAGGTGCTCTTGCTTTCACAAGTTCTTATTTCTAATGCAATCAATTAGAACAGGCTTCACCGTGGGGGAAACTGATTTCCAAAACGCCTCCCCCTGTTCCAGAAAGGGGCCACCCATGGACAGGGAGCCAGATCAGAAGTAGCCAAGGCAAACATCTCTGTAGCTATGGAAGTAGTAAGCTCCCACCACGGCAAAACTGCAAACTGGTCGTGGAAGCATGAAAACAGAGCACACAGACTAAGCAATGGCCAGCAGACCCCAGCAGGGTCCAAGGCCAGCAGCACCTGCAAGGCCCACAGCACCAACAGCTGTCAGGGCGAAATGCCAACAGTCAAGGTCAACAGCAAACAAAGATGAACGGGGGCTTCATAGCTGGAccactcctcccttccccccgGGAGAGCATCAGGGGGAGCAGCGTGTGGTCATCTCCCTTGTTGGGCCTGGGACAAGCAGAGAGTTTGGGCCCCCATTGGCTCAACTTGTGAAATACCCCGAGAATGAACCAATCACAACAGAAATGCCTTCCGTCTTCCTTTCGTTTCTGCCATCCTATAGAAAGCCCCTGGACAAACAGTTCCGTGGGTTTCCCCTTTCATGGATCCTCTCCTGAGCTTTGCTTTCCGCCATGGAGTTTAATCTTCTTTAAGCTGTATCTCTATAATAAAAAGTTCCCTTCCATGCACACCCTTCTTGTCTGTGAATTTCTTTCCCAAGTTTGTGGGACAAGGACCCAAAGCGGAGCCTCTGACTCGTGAAGTTCTGTGTGACCCTTGGCGTCCAGTGCTCTCACCTAATATGAGAAACCCTCATTCTCAGAAACACCCCCTTTCCTGTTCCGCTATTATGAGTGCTACCTGGTAGTGAGGACTCCATGAGCAAAAGAACAGAGTGCCACAGGTGCAAGAGCTAGTGAGTGTgcgtgtaaacacacacacacacacacacacacacacacacacacacacacacacacacgtatgcacatgtgagaaaaaaaaagagactcacACACgcaaacagacacacaagagaatgagaaagagagacagagagacagatacaagcagggagtggggagagagagagagagatttcactGCGTCACAGAAAATGTGCTGGAATCAAAGGGAATGAAGGCGAGGACATGAAAACCCCACAGGAGAGAAAGCCCTACCGAATGGCAGTTAACAGTAAAGATGACTAACTGCCATAGCTAATCTTGTTTGTCGACTTCACTGGATCTGGAACAAACTAAAAGGCAAGCTTGCTGGGCAAAGCTGGGAGGAATTTTCTCGATCAGGTTTCTGAGCTGAGAAGACCcagcctgaatgtgggcagcacctcCGCGCAGCAGCTCAGATGAAGGAGATCTGTAGGCCAAAAggctttgctttttgcctgcgGGCCCCTGCTCTTGCTGGCAAGGTCGTCTACCCAACTCCTGCCACTAGCGCTGTCGTGTTCAGTTGCTCATACCAGAATGCGACTTCTTCAGGCTTCCAACACGGACTGAAGAATCCACCCAACAGTGGAACAGGGAACCCTCTAagcctccagccccaggctggGACTGCTGAAGcatccagcctcacagacagcATGGCTACCAGGTTCTTTGTCTCTCCAGTGTGAAGACTGCCGGTGACGGACAACCTAGACAGCAGTATAAGGCAAAGTAGTGAATctccttttaatatatatatcCATTGGATTAGTTCCAGTCCCCCAGAGAAGTCTGATATACTCCTGCCACAATAATCTCTTGTCTTTGATCGCTAATTCTTTAAGCTTTTTAATATAACCTGAGAACTTGGAAACCACAGAGCTTGAAGGCCCAGGGACCTCATCTTGATCACCACCTCCAGCCAGGAGAGGCTTCCGAAACCAGAAAGACGCTCCACGATCACACCCATCTCAGTGCACAAGATTCCAAAGCCACGTGTCAAAGGCACTTCCTACTATCCCCTGGAGTCATTCTCAAATGGTCAGAAACATCAGCAGATAACACTGCGTGGACGAGACCAGAGGAACACCCGCCTGTCCTATTTTAAGGCGCCGAGACGGCACCCGGCCATCTGCCTTGGTACTCATTCCAAGTTGGAGGAAGAAAATTCTCTGTTCTGTTCAATTTAAACTCAAGACCATTTGAACGCATTCCATTTTCCAACAGTTTGGAGTGCAGCTGTTTATCATCGGGTTATGGGACAGTGTCACGCTGCGGGGCGGGTGGAGGTGGAGAGTGAGTGAGATGCTGTGTGCAAACACAGCTCCATGTGGCATGTCAGAGCAGGCGTGCGCCTTCGCTGGGTGCATTAGGACTAGGTCAGTCACAAGGGACACAGGCACAGTGCAGAACCACGGGGGACCAGGAGGGAATACAGTTAAACAAGAAAGGAGAGCAGTAGGACACTTTCAGGTGTTTCTCAGCTCCTCTACGTTTCTCCCTGCTTTCAGACAAGCTTTATGAAGTGTCAAGGGTAAGAAGGAGGAGACAGATGATCGCCATCTAGAATGGGCTCCAGATTTTACCTACGCCAACCAAGTGTCACACAGCATGACCATGACAGAGGATACCGTGGCCTTCATAGGATGTTCCTTAAAGTGGAGAGGGGGTGCTATGGTTTGGATATGATTTGAGTCTgtatccctcccccccccaaattcaTACAATAGAAGCCTGACCATGTGTGGCGACGTAAGAGTGCTGGGACTTTTAGGGGGTGGGGCCTAATGCCAAGTCATTAATTCATGGAGGCTCGCCCTTGGAAGGGATTGAAGCAGGTTTCAAGGGACCACAGATGCTAAAGGTGTTATAAAAAGACCAAACTTGGCTCCTGAACCTCTCTGGCAGGCTGCTCCACTTCCTCTCTCACCTTGCTACCATTCCATCCACCACACTGTGAGCGCCATGGGAACCCACGCAGAGGCAGAACTGACCTAGGACATCAGCCTCGGTAACCGTGAGCTCAGTTACATTTCTCTGGAGAAGAAAAACGCTGTTTTTGGTATTCTGttagagcaacagaaaatggactaaTATGGTGGGGATCTATTAGAAGATAAAGATTAAAGAatgcctgaaaaataaaaatgttaccttCCACAGAATAAGGCCACACCTTTTGCCATCATTCAAGTCATCTTTCTCGTCTCCATGCTAGTAAATATGCCCCTGTCacaattctcttgcttctgaCATACGTGGGTGGCTCAAAGATCAGGTTGCAAACAGCCTTGCTTAGGAGTCTGGGTACAACTACTTTACACTGTGGGGTGATGGCATGCTACTTCTGCCAATTGCCTCCAACTACAACATAActtaagctattttttaaaaaaacacccaTTTTAGCTCATTCTATGCCAAGCACGGGCTATTTCCTTCCAATAGGATGTAAGCAAACTACTGCAAAATCCGGTCACTTATTGGCACAAAACCTGGTCACTTATTGGCACTCCGTTGATGACCTGATTCTACTCCCAGGTTACACTCAACTTTATGACCATGAAGCCTTCAAACCCAAGTTTCTTTGAGAAGCCAGGAGGTGAGGTCTAACAGAAAAGCTTAACCTATTTCTCTGGGGGCATGAAGAATGCACTCTTGGAGTGCACTAGGCTGGGCGCCTGTGGTAAAGTCGGTCTTCagtgaaagagaaaacagcatgAATCGAGTTGCTCTTGCTTGGACACACTTGGATACACAGTGCTATGCCAGAACTAGTTCATACACAGGTTAACACAACACACTTGTACGGGTCCACCAGATCCATGCCAAAAACTCACTCGGGGAGTTTCCACTAAATTTAAGGTtgcctggggtggggtgtgggggaagGTGAGGTAATCATTTAGTTTTAAGTAGTATTAGCAGTCATACGCTCTGCCCCCACTGCCTCCCTAATTTTGTCGGCCTTTCATTGGTTCCCTATCCCTTCTACTGTAGTTGGCATGTTTTTCTAGGGAcagtaatttctttattttaatccaTGTACAGCGGCCAAATGGATCATTTGGCTCAGTCAAATCCCGTCGTTTAAGCCTTAAacaaaaatggatttttaatCGAAAAGCTCACCAGCCTCAAGCTCTACCTCATTTTCACGTGGCCTTGTCCAGCTTAAGCCTTCCCAGCACGCTACCTCAGTCTACTGGAGCCTGGTGGCTGCAGGGCCTTTAGGGGGACAAGTCCTTCTGCGTAGCCACCCCTACCGGATTAATCCTAGTCCCCCGCGGCTGCCAGCAGGactctggatttttgtttgtttatttatttatttatttattttttttaaggctaaTGCCCTTATCTTTGCACTCCAGCCGGAAGGTCTCTTGAGCCTTCTTTCCTGCCCCCTTGCTACTAGAATTGGGCCCGGTGCCTCGGGCTGCCTTCTCCGAGTTAGGAAAGGGCTCGAACTTTCCCTGGGAACCGAGGGGCGTCCCCGCGGCGCCTTGGCATCCCCCCCTCCGCCCCTCCCCGCAAAACCCCGGTGTCGCCGGAGGGAACGCGCTGCGGCCCTCACTactgtcctctcctcctccaaaCCCCGGGCGGGAACCCCAGCAAGCACCCGGTGCACAGCGCCCGCCAGGCCCCTCGCTCGCCCCAGCCCCTAAACCAGGATCTGAGGTCGGGGTGGGGTGCCACCTGCGGGCCGCCACGCGCGGGCTCCGGTGCGCGGCTCCCCGGCAGACTGGGCGGCTCCCTACCGGGCTGGGCGGCTCCCCCGCGGGTGCGGGGCGAGGGGCGCGGGGCCTGGGGGTGGCAGAGTCGCAGGCCGCGCTGCGGTCCCACCCGGCCGAGAGGCGGCGCGGAGCCCGCACGGGGCCGCCTCTGCGATTGGCTGCACCCCCCCCCTCCCGCTCCGCCCGCCGCGGCGCCCGAGGAGCGAGGACGCGGGGACCCGCCTCCCGCCCGCTCCCGACCCCGGGCGCGCGGGATAAAAGGCGGGCGGCGGGCGCGGGAGCCCGGGCCCTGCAGCCTGCGAGCGCCACCGGCGGGCCGGCTTCACCCaccgcccaccccacccccccccctgAGCGCTCGAGCCCGAGCGGTACCTGCAGCCGAGCGAGAGCCGAGGACACTGCTCCACCGCCGCCGCCTCCAAAGTCGCCAAAGTTGAGAGGCTGCCGCCCACcgggagcaggagggaaggtgCGAGCGCGCGGGGCTCGAAGCGACCCGGCGACGCGCGGAGCTGCCGAGCGCACGACCGTCGGCGGCCTCTCCCGAGCCGCGGCGGCTTCCCAGCGCTGTGAGTGGTCGGCTAGACCGACGGCTGGCTAAGTATTTCCGTTCAATTGTTTATGGGATGCgattgtgtgtttttgtgttggtGGAGGGAGTTAAGGCAAAAtgtgtcctttttaaaaactgagtttcTGATAGTGAGACGGTTGCATTGAGAGAAGGTACCTGGGAAGCCTACAGAGTTGGAGGaaccaaggagaaaaaaatgcatttaacaggctttttctttctttctttcttttttcttttggctccCTTGTTGGAAATGAAAGTCATTTCCGAAGTTAATTGAAACGGAAGTAAATGCGGAATATCGGAGGGCTTAACTAGTGGTAGTTAACTTGTACTTTCCTCCCTTTTTAAATATTGTTGCCAGATTGGTGGGTGGCTGAACTGGTGAGAAGAGACTGGAAGAGACTGAGAGGCGACCATAATGTCGTTAAGGTTCCACACACTGCCCACCCTGCCTGGAGCTGTCAGACCGGGTTGCAGAGAGCTGCTCTGTTTGTTGGTGATCACCATGATGGTGAACCCCGGCGTCTCAGGAATGTGTCCCACGGCTTGCATCTGCGCCACTGATATTGTCAGCTGCACCAACAAGAACCTGTCTAAGGTACCTGGGAACCTTTTCCGACTGATGAAAAGACTGGATCTGAGCCATAACAGAATTGGACTTCTCGATGCCGACTGGATCCCTGTGTCGTTCGTCAAGCTGAGTACTCTGATTATTCGTCACAACAACATCACCAGCATCTCCACGGGCAGTTTCTCCACGACTCCAAATTTAAAGTGTCTTGACTTATCATCCAATCGGCTGAAGTCGGTGAAAAGTGCTGTGTTCCAGGAGCTGAAGGTCCTGGAGGTGCTCCTCCTCTACAACAACCGCATTTCCTCCCTGGACCCGGCAGCATTTGGAGGGCTCTCCCACTTGCAGAAACTCTACTTGAGTGGGAACCTCCTCACACAGTTTCCTATGGATTTGTATGTGGGGAGGTTCAGGCTGCCCGATCTGACATTTTTAGATGTTTCTTATAATCGAATCCCTTCCATACCAATGCACCACCTAAATTTAGTGCCGGGAAagcagctgaggggcatctaCCTTCATGGAAATCCGTTTGTCTGTGATTGTTCCCTGTACTCATTGCTGATCTTTTGGTACCGTAGACACTTTAGCTCCGTGATGGATTTTAAGAACGACTACACCTGTCGCCTGTGGTCTGACTCCAGGCACTCCCGACAGCTGTCCTTGCTCCAGGATAGCTTTCTGAACTGTTCTGAGAGCGTCATCAATAGCTCCTTCCACGCGCTTGGCTTTATTCACGAGGCA is a window from the Microtus ochrogaster isolate Prairie Vole_2 chromosome 15, MicOch1.0, whole genome shotgun sequence genome containing:
- the Amigo2 gene encoding amphoterin-induced protein 2, giving the protein MSLRFHTLPTLPGAVRPGCRELLCLLVITMMVNPGVSGMCPTACICATDIVSCTNKNLSKVPGNLFRLMKRLDLSHNRIGLLDADWIPVSFVKLSTLIIRHNNITSISTGSFSTTPNLKCLDLSSNRLKSVKSAVFQELKVLEVLLLYNNRISSLDPAAFGGLSHLQKLYLSGNLLTQFPMDLYVGRFRLPDLTFLDVSYNRIPSIPMHHLNLVPGKQLRGIYLHGNPFVCDCSLYSLLIFWYRRHFSSVMDFKNDYTCRLWSDSRHSRQLSLLQDSFLNCSESVINSSFHALGFIHEAQVGERLVVHCDSKTGNGNTDFIWVGPDNRLLEPDKDMGNFRVFYNGSLVIESPGLEDAGVYSCIAMNRQRLLNETVDIMINVSNFTINRSHAHEAFNTAFTTLAACVASIVLVLLYLYLTPCPCKCKSKRQKDVLNQSSVHSSVLSPGPSGDASTDERKAGKRVVFLEPLKDTAAGQNGKVRLFPSETTAEGILKSTRVKSDSDSVTSVFSDTPFVAST